The following is a genomic window from Zerene cesonia ecotype Mississippi chromosome 13, Zerene_cesonia_1.1, whole genome shotgun sequence.
CGTGATAACAATTTGTCAGTTATTGCGCGTGCCTACTTTCAACGGATCGTCatagtatttcataatatacgtCTATGTCAACTTAAAACCACTAAAATCACCaagttgtaatattttaaataatttaacataaactgTAAATATCTGTAAATAGGGttgattatacatttttttgttacgataaatacacaaaaatttcataaaaggGCACTAAATATCCTGTCAAACTTTtagaaaaagtataaataggAAGATATAACCTTATTAGATCTGTTAAAAACTTaccaatttcatttttttttattactgtgCTAATGTTGTAAGGGATTGTATAGCTTATTGTGTTATGGTGGATTACTTTCTGTCATCGcctatttatagtttaaactGAATTGCTACCTTTTTGGAATTTCGCTCATTAGGAagataagtaatttaaaattagcaaTGCGATAGAATGTGTCTACTCATTAATTCTTGTgacatattgtttttatcataatatttttgcatgttcttcgataaaatttaatattttataagatatcaAAAATGTGccataacaataattgttacaCTTTTTAGGTTAACAAGATTTGACTCTGTAGGTAAACAAGGTTTCACGACAACATTCCACATTTTCGGTTGTGGTGAAATAGAAATCGCATTGTGCATGGGTAAAGATTGTTAGGTTGTGTACGAATATTCCCTGTTATGGAATGTCCAAGGAAATGAAACCGTCgaagaaaagtatttttattaaagacgtCATGATCATCatcacattaatttttatttgcactGCACAAGGAAACaagataacaaataaatattgggtTTATACTAAATAGCTCTATGTAGAAGTCATATAAATGTAACCCCCTTTTCTCTTGATCTCGGTATAACGCGTTTCCGGAAAAGAATCTAATGAATATTAGTGCGAAGACAAAACCTCGTCTCTAATTCagctaataaaaattctactcagatagtaaaaatttacaaaaatatatttctagcTTTGACTCGCGGCTTCTCTCatgttcaaattttaaatctaaaccCTTCGCCATTCAAGtgaagacaattttttttatttaaatcagtcTGACTTGAATGAAACACAGCAGTTAGTGAATTAAACTACGTCTTACGTAACGTATTTAACCTTCATTAGGATAAAATCATATGTATATTCCCTAcgcaacaaaattttatgtagataCGTATCTAATATAAAGCTTCAAAATCGTAGGGAGGTGTCTAAAACATgtatctctctctctctctcttcagCTTTTCtccgtccactgttggacataggcctctctTAAGGCACGCCATTCAGCTCGATAAAAAATGtctatgatattaaaaatgtattagtagATTCATAGTTTTaatccataaatatatatttgagtttgatcTCTTTGTAAGAGAAAATTATATCGGCGAAACTCAAAAGCTTGTAGATTAGgcacacaaaacaaaaaatgattCGTCGtgtaatatatacattgatttttatttacatgttaaGTACTACAAAAAAGGAACAAACATTCACTGAGATTCATCTGATTCTTCTGCAACTGACGCCTTAGGAACGGGATAATGATTATTCTCAACATGCGTTCCATTAATGCCCGCGTAGTATTTTGTGACATATATTTCACCGTCATCCCCGAGGTAGGAGACCTCGCCTTCAGTTACAAGGACATAAGTGCCATTTTCGGTTGGCTCAAGCCAGGCGCGCTGGGAGACCACAGTGCCCTCAGCTGTCACGTAACGATACGCGTACTGCCCGAACTCGTCATGTACTTCCTCATGCTCCAGCGCAGGCAGCGCACGCCGAGATAGAAATGGATCAAAAGTCGGGGCGCAGAACGCCACGGAAATTATTACACAAACAATTACTATCtgcaaagaaaaaatatgataaaatatactagTATACCTACTTATGCATTGTTAAGAAAaagaccaaatttaataaaatgggaccaagtcaaagtaaaataaacggttgaaaattaaaacttaccaGTTTCATTTTGAGCTTTTAACTGTTTGCTATTTTATGGCAGGAAACAGTTTCATTAAGTGTAGTATATTTTGAATAGTGTAAGCTTTTATACATACTCGTCCAAAGTTGGCactcattataaattatcctCATTAGTAAAGGACTAGTTCATAATGTATATGActacaaatgatttataatgttttattattacataatagaATGTACCTATTACGTAATAGTAAAGTTATATGCATTGATCGATTAGGTTTTGTACTGTTTTACTTTCCTTATTCCTCTactttaaatcttatttagcGTAGGTACCTTGGTTTAGAAACTTTTaggtacattataaatacctTACTTACATACGACTCTAAATTAATTCACACAATATATCTACTTCTTCATCTTTTGGAATTATTTTAGTCTCTCAGACCTTTCTTTGTGTAAATTGCAGATTAATAGGTTGATCGGgcttattgattaaaaaagtcTTAACTCCTAAATTTCCGCCCATCCATTGGACCTCAAAATTGCGAATTAtctggaaaaaaataaaaagcaatgtgttttgtttatcgtaaaatataaataataaaaataatacaatttctatGGTAATGTTGATAACATTTTACCTTCATCAAAGTGATACAGATATTTTGCTCAGCGAGCCGCCTCGCAATACACGATCTAGATCCAAAACCAAAAGGTAAACTTAAAAAAGgatgtatattttcataatctgCGGAACCGCGTAACCACCGTTCCGGTTTATACTGCAAAGGATTTCTCACGTACTGCGGGAGTCTGGATGCAATCATGTTTTGTGTTACGATCACCGTCTGTAACGAATTACATGAAGGTTGATATCATTTAAACAAATCAGTGATATTTTGTGCGAAAGTACTTTAGTGATacagacatttatttaacttcactagtataaattttgcataaaaCGTAATAACTCTGTCTGTGAAGTAACTAACGTAatcaaataatgtaatttttaccCCCTCAGGTATTTTGtatccttttaaaataatatcgtttTGGAGTATACGGCCAACTCCAATAGACACTGGATTAAGACGCAAACTTTCTTTCAcacaactttttaaataaactgccTTAGATAGCACCGTTGCTGTAACCTCTGAACTTTTGGTTGGTAACAAAGTGTATAACTCTTCGTACAACTTTTGCTGGCATTGAGGATTCCGAGCTATGTGATATAACGAGAAACTTGTAGTAAACGCAGTCTGAAAATAgtagaaaatatacatatattatataaataaaaagtgatcTATgaccagtggcgtagctagagggacaagggccctggtgcatagggaaagaatcgggctCTCCTTCCCTgtttcaaa
Proteins encoded in this region:
- the LOC119831283 gene encoding uncharacterized protein LOC119831283 yields the protein MKLIVIVCVIISVAFCAPTFDPFLSRRALPALEHEEVHDEFGQYAYRYVTAEGTVVSQRAWLEPTENGTYVLVTEGEVSYLGDDGEIYVTKYYAGINGTHVENNHYPVPKASVAEESDESQ